Proteins encoded by one window of Lathyrus oleraceus cultivar Zhongwan6 chromosome 1, CAAS_Psat_ZW6_1.0, whole genome shotgun sequence:
- the LOC127109539 gene encoding uncharacterized protein LOC127109539, producing MAGEQHSDHSRPLVNHNMDDGPPSHETDARDGHPSTPSPEPQNNGDASHAHNLGAETFHPIPVPVEGDAVMIAMVNALNQAGSMLHQQHERIMALEAERQEARPQPVSRMQQRSEPTKKRGRRSPEPHVSRARARRDGGRAGTSPRRGRSPDNNELSPLRSDEEDLHCPLSRAIMEAPLPKGMEKPPNLAVYDGTTDPDDHVDNVNAMLDYRNDITGHLKCRLFSTTLRKGAMAWYKSLAPESITSWRVMRSMFTRHFTASRRHPKTEATLEAIVQKKNETLRSYIERFNQEAVEVDTTEHMKKYLLERGLLPGSELSRAVGIEPPRTLNELLHKAQAYIRYEEKQVAHNARSGRNAGETEHSKREDTSISRRNGDKRREERPRELREGRGPAGRYSEYTLLTAPRERILAECINSEFKQGRVRFPKPSAPKPHTDKSKYCRFHRSHGHVTEDCVHLKDAIEILIQEGHLKQYTRKNEAPRHGEPEKKRPREDTPPDNSPYQVALCVSRPEDFFLPEPLPEGKITALSPWENFPSTLVISGGGTNGESAALSVKRKFDELLLTAPEQKATLTKYRGKSNPISFFLEELPGGSPNSGIPLLIRAKMAQFDVRRILVDQGSSVDIMYVHLFKTLKLDKTNLAPYVGSDLQGFNGATTRPWGYVELLVTFGEQETAREVKIQFLVVDCPSLYNCIFGRPTLAELTAVPSTVHLKMKYYTKLGRVVTIHGDIEAARRCYDAAVKGQAVVSTKSNCNNKKLRTGDPARGINAIDLDCRIGLDETEEGRFPKERSLGHPVRPIPDGEFELIPLGDDPERTVKIGKGLPEETREELVACLKENSDLFAWNAAEMPGLDPEIACHKLALDRAAKPIAQRRRKQSPEKAEAAERAVKDLLEANFISEAQYTTWLSNVVLVKKNNGKWRMCVDYTDLNRACPKDAFPLPNIDMLVDNSAGFKLLSFMDAYSGYNQIPMSPTDKKHTAFMTPTGNYYYNVMPFGLKNAGATYQRMMNKVFKDEIGDMLEVYMDDMIVKSHEETTGHNSRTEDSRTSSPAWAPHSISRLSSIRRRTGKQRRPIG from the coding sequence ATGGCCGGAGAACAACATAGCGATCACAGCCGTCCCCTCGTCAACCACAATATGGACGACGGTCCGCCATCCCACGAAACGGACGCTCGGGACGGTCATCCATCCACCCCGTCTCCAGAGCCCCAAAACAACGGGGATGCCTCTCACGCCCACAATTTAGGGGCAGAGACATTTCATCCCATTCCCGTTCCCGTTGAAGGAGACGCCGTAATGATTGCCATGGTGAATGCCCTCAATCAGGCCGGTTCTATGCTCCACCAGCAACACGAACGAATCATGGCCCTCGAAGCCGAACGACAAGAGGCCCGACCCCAGCCGGTGAGTAGGATGCAACAACGTTCGGAGCCAACGAAGAAGCGAGGACGTCGCTCTCCAGAACCCCACGTCAGCAGGGCCCGCGCCCGTCGTGACGGTGGTCGAGCGGGAACATCACCAAGGCGCGGACGCAGCCCCGACAACAACGAACTGTCTCCCTTAAGGAGCGACGAGGAAGATTTGCATTGCCCCCTGTCTCGGGCAATAATGGAAGCCCCGCTCCCCAAAGGCATGGAGAAACCACCAAATCTAGCTGTGTACGACGGGACTACAGATCCCGACGATCACGTCGACAACGTCAACGCGATGCTCGACTACCGCAATGATATAACCGGGCACCTCAAATGCCGACTGTTCTCAACGACCCTCAGGAAAGGGGCCATGGCTTGGTACAAAAGCTTGGCCCCTGAGTCCATTACGTCATGGAGAGTCATGAGGTCCATGTTCACCAGGCACTTTACAGCTTCCCGTCGTCACCCCAAGACTGAGGCGACCCTTGAAGCCATAGtgcagaagaagaatgaaacACTGCGCTCATACATCGAGCGATTCAACCAGGAAGCTGTCGAGGTAGATACCACCGAGCACATGAAGAAGTATCTCCTCGAGAGAGGTCTCTTGCCCGGCAGTGAACTTAGCAGAGCCGTAGGGATCGAGCCTCCCCGCACCTTAAACGAGCTCCTGCATAAAGCCCAGGCCTACATCAGATACGAGGAAAAGCAAGTGGCACACAATGCCCGCAGCGGACGTAACGCTGGGGAGACCGAGCACTCGAAACGCGAGGACACGAGCATTTCCCGTCGCAACGGAGACAAACGAAGAGAAGAAAGACCTCGCGAGCTCCGGGAAGGAAGAGGCCCCGCGGGCAGATATAGCGAGTACACCTTACTGACAGCTCCTCGAGAGCGTATCCTCGCAGAATGTATCAACTCTGAATTTAAGCAGGGCAGGGTCAGGTTCCCAAAACCGTCTGCACCAAAGCCCCACACCGACAAATCAAAGTACTGCCGGTTCCACAGAAGTCACGGGCACGTGACCGAAGACTGCGTCCACCTGAAGGATGCGATAGAAATTTTAATCCAAGAGGGGCACCTGAAGCAGTATACGAGGAAGAACGAAGCTCCCAGACACGGCGAGCCAGAGAAGAAGAGACCCCGGGAAGACACGCCCCCTGACAACTCTCCCTATCAAGTGGCCCTCTGCGTGTCACGACCGGAAGATTTCTTCCTCCCCGAACCATTGCCCGAGGGCAAGATCACTGCACTCAGCCCCTGGGAAAACTTCCCTTCCACACTGGTGATATCAGGAGGAGGAACTAACGGGGAATCCGCGGCCCTCTCCGTCAAACGTAAGTTCGACGAACTCCTACTGACTGCCCCCGAGCAGAAAGCGACATTGACAAAATACCGGGGAAAATCCAACCCAATATCCTTCTTCCTGGAGGAACTCCCGGGCGGATCCCCGAACTCGGGCATCCCACTATTGATAAGGGCAAAGATGGCCCAATTCGACGTACGACGCATCCTGGTCGACCAAGGCAGCTCAGTGGATATCATGTACGTCCACCTCTTCAAGACTCTGAAGCTAGACAAGACCAACCTAGCCCCCTACGTCGGATCAGATCTCCAAGGATTCAACGGAGCGACAACCAGACCGTGGGGATATGTTGAGCTCCTCGTCACCTTCGGCGAACAGGAAACGGCCAGGGAAGTCAAAATCCAATTCCTGGTCGTAGACTGTCCGTCTCTCTACAATTGCATCTTTGGACGCCCGACACTGGCCGAACTCACCGCGGTCCCATCCACCGTCCACCTAAAGATGAAATACTACACCAAATTGGGACGTGTGGTCACCATCCATGGTGACATCGAAGCAGCCCGGCGATGCTACGACGCCGCAGTAAAAGGACAGGCCGTAGTCAGCACGAAGAGCAACTGCAACAACAAAAAACTCAGGACCGGGGATCCTGCCCGAGGAATCAACGCCATCGACCTCGACTGTCGCATCGGGCTGGACGAGACCGAAGAGGGGAGGTTCCCCAAGGAACGCTCTCTCGGACACCCGGTCCGACCAATCCCCGACGGAGAGTTCGAACTCATTCCTCTTGGGGACGATCCGGAAAGGACGGTGAAGATAGGTAAAGGACTACCCGAGGAAACAAGAGAAGAGCTAGTAGCATGCCTCAAAGAGAACTCGGACCTCTTCGCGTGGAATGCCGCAGAAATGCCCGGGCTGGACCCCGAGATCGCGTGTCATAAGCTAGCTTTAGACCGGGCAGCCAAGCCCATAGCACAGCGTAGACGCAAGCAATCGCCCGAAAAGGCAGAAGCTGCCGAGCGAGCTGTAAAAGACCTCTTAGAGGCAAATTTTATTTCTGAAGCCCAGTACACAACCTGGCTCTCTAATGTAGTCCTCgttaagaaaaataatggaaaatggcgcatgtgtgttgattatactgATCTTAATAGGGCTTGCCCGAAAGATGCTTTCCCCCTCCCTAATATAGACATGCTCGTTGACAACTCTGCAGGTTTTAAACTCTTGTCCTTCATGGACGCATATAGTGGATACAACCAGATCCCTATGTCGCCCACAGACAAGAAACACACAGCGTTCATGACCCCAACGGGCAATTACTATTACAACGTGATGCCGTTCGGGCTCAAGAACGCTGGCGCTACATACCAACGCATGATGAACAAAGTCTTCAAGGACGAAATAGGGGACATGCTCGAAGTATACATGGACGACATGATCGTCAAATCACACGAGGAGACAACGGGACACAATTCACGGACGGAGGATTCCAGGACTTCATCGCCAGCCTGGGCACCACACAGCATTTCACGTCTGTCGAGCATCCGCAGACGAACGGGCAAGCAGAGGCGGCCAATAGGGTAA
- the LOC127073697 gene encoding importin subunit alpha-2 yields MSLRPNARTEVRRNRYKVAVDADEGRRRREDNMVEIRKSKREESLLKKRREGLQAQFPTPLQSSSIVEKKLESLPAMIAGVLSDDNSQQLEATTQFRKLLSIERSPPIEEVIQSGVVPRFVEFLVREDFPQLQFEAAWALTNIASGTSENTKVVIDHGAVPIFVKLLSSPSDDVREQAVWALGNVAGDSPRCRDLVLSNGALIPLLSQLNEQAKLSMLRNATWTLSNFCRGKPQPPFEQVRPALPALERLVFSNDEEVLTDACWALSYLSDGTNDKIQAVIEAGVCGRLVQLLLHPSPSVLIPALRTVGNIVTGDDMQTQAIINHGALPCLLSLLTHNHKKSIKKEACWTISNITAGNKEQIQAVIEAGLIAPLVNLLQNAEFDIKKEAAWALSNGTSGGTHDQIKYLVSQGCIKPLCDLLVCPDPRIVTVCLEGLENILKVGEAEKSFGNTGDVNAYAQAIDDAEGLEKIENLQSHDNNEIYEKAVKILETYWLEDEDETLPPGDGSQSGFNFGANDLPVPSGGFNFS; encoded by the exons ATGTCGCTCAGACCCAATGCTAGAACCGAAGTTCGTCGCAACCGTTACAAGGTTGCCGTCGACGCTGACGAGGGTCGCCGGAGAAGAGAGGACAACATGGTTGAGATCCGTAAAAGTAAGCGTGAAGAGAGTCTATTGAAGAAGAGACGTGAAGGTCTTCAAGCTCAGTTCCCTACTCCTCTTCAGTCATCCTCCATTGTCGAGAAAAAG TTAGAGAGTCTTCCTGCAATGATTGCTGGGGTTTTATCGGATGATAATAGCCAACAACTCGAAGCAACTACTCAATTTCGGAAATTGCTTTCAATTG AACGTAGCCCTCCAATCGAAGAAGTAATTCAATCTGGCGTTGTTCCTCGTTTTGTTGAGTTTCTAGTGAGGGAGGATTTTCCTCAACTTCAG TTTGAGGCTGCTTGGGCACTCACAAACATAGCATCTGGAACTTCTGAGAACACTAAGGTAGTAATTGATCACGGGGCAGTGCCAATATTTGTCAAGCTACTTAGTTCACCTAGTGATGATGTTCGGGAGCAG GCTGTGTGGGCATTGGGAAACGTTGCTGGTGACTCCCCTAGGTGCCGTGATCTTGTTCTAAGCAATGGTGCCCTGATCCCGCTGTTATCCCAGTTGAATGAACAAGCAAAGCTTTCTATGCTGAGAAATGCCACATGGACCCTGTCAAACTTTTGTCGGGGCAAGCCACAGCCTCCATTTGAGCAG GTAAGGCCGGCGCTCCCTGCTCTTGAGCGTTTGGTTTTTTCCAATGATGAAGAAGTCTTGACAGATGCATGCTGGGCTCTCTCATATCTCTCTGATGGGACAAATGACAAAATTCAAGCTGTGATTGAGGCAGGTGTATGTGGCAGACTTGTGCAGCTCCTTCT GCACCCATCTCCTTCAGTGCTGATTCCCGCACTTCGCACGGTGGGAAATATTGTAACTGGAGATGATATGCAGACTCAG GCTATTATCAATCATGGTGCACTCCCATGCCTTTTGAGCCTGTTGACCCATAATCATAAGAAAAGTATCAAGAAAGAAGCTTGCTGGACTATATCAAACATCACAGCCGGAAACAAAGAGCAGATACAG GCTGTTATTGAAGCTGGTCTGATTGCTCCCTTAGTTAATCTTCTTCAAAATGCTGAGTTTGACATTAAAAAAGAAGCTGCATGGGCACTCTCTAATGGTACATCTGGCGGTACACATGACCAAATCAA GTACTTGGTGAGCCAGGGTTGCATTAAGCCTCTGTGTGATTTGCTTGTTTGCCCTGATCCAAGAATTGTTACTGTCTGTCTAGAAGGTCTTGAAAATATTCTGAAGGTTGGAGAAGCAGAGAAAAGCTTTGGTAACACGGGAGATGTCAATGCGTATGCTCAAGCTATTGACGATGCCGAGGGATTGGAAAAGATTGAAAATTTGCAGAGTCATGACAACAATGAAATTTATGAGAAAGCTGTTAAAATTCTCGAGACATATTGGTTGGAAGATGAAGATGAGACACTACCTCCAGGCGATGGTTCTCAATCTGGTTTTaattttggagccaatgacctTCCGGTCCCATCTGGTGGATTCAACTTCAGTTGA
- the LOC127109555 gene encoding uncharacterized protein LOC127109555, producing MLVCNLFAGAMPNARDRVLKLANQVGAPDRVPKKKKKTVARPLETAGDAGASPSQAASVIPSSPPRSNPINIPDSSPSPAASPLHKRKRPAGALTRSSPGSSNGPGSYLLPPCYVERSFFKAEESIAVPAPEAKAILDQDVAARRKDLARDIAAVIRVMETAMVLTDTSVSTASLEDALLQVRTEKERLSKDLSDYKEEHQLQEGLSQKLEEVEKERDQLKAAKASLEEQVVDHQKLTEDNAGLRAQVESLEGKVRPLADETEEERALGSRGELLGHIRTLNQDLVACFKEGFDNAVEQLGLLNPELVTVGSAYNCCVRDGEIICPFEAEEELGGEEEEEDEEVLRAES from the coding sequence ATGTTGGTGTGTAATTTATTTGCAGGTGCCATGCCGAATGCTCGTGATCGGGTGCTGAAGCTAGCGAATCAGGTCGGCGCTCCTGACCGGGtgcccaagaagaagaagaaaactgtGGCCCGTCCCTTGGAGACTGCTGGCGATGCCGGGGCTAGTCCCTCGCAGGCGGCGAGCGTGATTCCTTCCTCTCCTCCTCGATCTAACCCGATCAACATTCCTGATAGCAGTCCGTCGCCAGCGGCTTCTCCCCTCCATAAACGGAAGCGTCCGGCTGGGGCCCTTACCAGGTCGTCTCCAGGAAGTTCGAATGGACCGGGCAGCTATCTTCTACCTCCCTGCTATGTGGAACGGTCGTTCTTCAAGGCCGAGGAGTCGATTGCTGTGCCTGCGCCTGAGGCCAAGGCTATTCTGGACCAGGATGTTGCTGCCCGGAGGAAAGATCTGGCCAGGGATATTGCTGCTGTCATCCGGGTGATGGAGACGGCCATGGTTTTGACCGACACTTCGGTCTCCACCGCCTCGCTGGAGGATGCCCTTTTGCAGGTTCGGACGGAGAAGGAAAGACTATCTAAAGATCTGTCGGACTACAAAGAAGAGCATCAGCTGCAGGAAGGGCTGAGCCAGAAGCTGGAGGAGGTGGAAAAGGAGAGGGACCAGTTGAAGGCTGCTAAGGCGAGCTTGGAAGAGCAGGTGGTCGACCATCAGAAGCTGACCGAGGACAACGCTGGCCTACGGGCTCAGGTTGAGTCTCTCGAGGGAAAGGTCCGTCCTCTGGCAGATGAGACCGAGGAGGAACGCGCCCTTGGTTCGCGCGGTGAGCTGCTAGGGCATATTCGGACTCTCAACCAAGATCTCGTGGCCTGCTTCAAAGAGGGTTTCGACAATGCTGTCGAGCAGCTCGGGCTTCTGAACCCTGAGTTGGTGACAGTAGGGTCGGCCTATAACTGCTGCGTCCGGGATGGTGAGATTATCTGCCCGTTTGAAGCGGAGGAGGAGCtggggggagaagaagaagaagaggatgaagaggtgCTCCGAGCGGAGTCTTAG